A portion of the Musa acuminata AAA Group cultivar baxijiao chromosome BXJ1-1, Cavendish_Baxijiao_AAA, whole genome shotgun sequence genome contains these proteins:
- the LOC103991548 gene encoding phospho-2-dehydro-3-deoxyheptonate aldolase 2, chloroplastic yields MATLSPATNLLHRLSSSSVLSATERDNRQPGLASFLPKTCRIRPRRSISSVHAAEPAKTPVVTNKPKKLDTAPAPSTKWAVDSWKAKKALQLPEYPDEKELSEVLRTIESFPPIVFAGEARHLEERLADAAVGRAFLLQGGDCAESFKEFNANNIRDTFRVLLQMGAVLMFGGQMPVVRVGRMAGQFAKPRSEPLEERDGVKLPSYRGDNVNGDAFDAKSRVPDPQRMIRAYTQSAATLNLLRAFATGGYAAMQRVTQWNLDFTEHSEQGDRYQELAHRVDDALGFMAAAGLTMDHPIMTTTEFWTSHECLLLPYEQALTRQDSTSGLYYDCSAHFLWVGERTRQLDGAHVEFLRGVANPLGIKVSDKMNPKELVKLTEILNPHNKPGRITVIARMGAENMRVKLPHLIRAVRSAGQIVTWVSDPMHGNTIKAPCGLKTRPFDAIRAELRAFFDVHEQEGSHPGGVHLEMTGQNVTECIGGSRAVTFDDLSSRYHTHCDPRLNASQSLELAFIIAERLRKRRIQSLHRTGPSSSPPEPF; encoded by the exons ATGGCCACCCTCTCCCCTGCCACCAACCTCCTCCACCGTCTTTCCTCCTCCTCTGTCCTCTCCGCCACCGAGCGAGACAACCGCCAACCCGGCCTTGCTTCCTTCCTCCCGAAGACGTGTCGGATCAGACCTCGCCGGTCCATCTCCTCCGTGCACGCCGCGGAGCCAGCCAAGACGCCGGTCGTGACCAACAAGCCCAAGAAACTGGACACGGCTCCGGCACCGTCGACGAAGTGGGCGGTGGACAGCTGGAAGGCTAAGAAGGCGCTGCAGCTGCCGGAATATCCGGATGAGAAGGAGCTGTCGGAGGTGCTACGGACGATCGAGAGCTTCCCGCCGATCGTGTTCGCCGGGGAGGCGCGCCACCTAGAGGAGCGCCTGGCGGACGCGGCCGTTGGGCGGGCCTTCCTCCTCCAGGGCGGCGACTGCGCCGAGAGCTTTAAGGAGTTCAACGCCAACAACATCCGCGACACCTTCCGCGTCCTCCTCCAGATGGGCGCCGTCCTCATGTTCGGCGGCCAGATGCCGGTTGTCCGG GTGGGGCGGATGGCGGGGCAGTTTGCGAAGCCGAGGTCGGAGCCCTTGGAGGAGCGAGACGGGGTGAAGCTGCCGAGCTACAGGGGAGACAACGTGAACGGCGACGCCTTCGACGCCAAATCCCGGGTCCCGGATCCGCAGAGGATGATAAGGGCATACACCCAGTCGGCGGCGACGCTGAACCTGCTGCGGGCGTTTGCCACCGGAGGTTACGCCGCGATGCAGAGGGTCACGCAGTGGAACTTGGACTTTACCGAACACAGCGAGCAGGGAGACCG ATATCAGGAGCTGGCACACCGGGTGGACGACGCACTGGGGTTCATGGCTGCGGCGGGGTTGACGATGGACCACCCCATAATGACCACGACCGAGTTCTGGACCTCCCATGAGTGCCTTCTCCTTCCCTATGAGCAGGCTCTCACTCGACAGGACTCCACCTCTGGCCTCTATTACGACTGCTCCGCCCACTTCCTCTGGGTCGGCGAGCGGACCCGGCAGCTCGACGGTGCCCACGTCGAGTTCCTTCGTGGCGTTGCCAACCCGTTGGGCATCAAG GTGAGCGACAAGATGAATCCTAAGGAGCTGGTGAAGTTGACAGAGATTCTGAATCCCCACAACAAACCTGGAAGGATCACCGTAATCGCACGGATGGGAGCAGAGAACATGAGGGTGAAGCTTCCTCACCTCATCAGGGCTGTTCGCTCTGCAGGTCAGATTGTGACTTGGGTGAGCGATCCCATGCACGGCAACACCATCAAGGCCCCGTGTGGCCTCAAAACTCGGCCTTTTGACGCCATCCGG GCGGAGTTGCGAGCATTCTTCGACGTGCACGAGCAGGAGGGGAGCCACCCGGGCGGCGTGCATCTGGAGATGACGGGGCAGAACGTGACAGAGTGCATCGGCGGGTCTCGCGCCGTCACCTTCGACGACCTCAGCTCGCGGTACCACACCCACTGCGACCCCAGGCTCAACGCATCCCAGTCCCTGGAGCTGGCCTTCATCATCGCCGAGCGCTTGAGGAAGCGGCGCATCCAGTCGCTGCATCGGACCGGCCCGAGCTCTTCGCCACCCGAGCCATTCTGA